In Synechococcus sp. CB0101, a genomic segment contains:
- a CDS encoding SDR family NAD(P)-dependent oxidoreductase, with protein MTSSNPYALETLSNLLKGKVIIVTGGNSGIGKSIVEVVARLGAKVVIDYRSHPEATEAIEQEIGELGGSCFGVQADVSNLDDLQRLVQEAVNRYGRLDVMVNNAGIETRTSILDTTPEDFDKVLNVNLRGVFFATQYAAKQMIAQGSGGRIINISSVHEDWPMPNNTPYCVAKGGVRMLTRTAGVELASKGVSIVNVGPGAVATPINDSTMNNPELLAKLNAAIPMGRMAQPDEIAKVVAFLASDAASYITATSIFADGGIMQSSPGL; from the coding sequence ATGACTTCGTCCAATCCCTACGCCCTCGAGACGCTCTCCAACCTGCTGAAGGGCAAGGTGATCATCGTGACCGGTGGCAATAGCGGCATCGGTAAATCCATTGTGGAAGTGGTGGCGCGCCTGGGCGCCAAGGTTGTGATCGACTACCGCTCCCACCCTGAGGCCACCGAGGCGATCGAACAGGAAATCGGTGAGCTGGGCGGCAGCTGCTTTGGCGTGCAAGCCGATGTGTCGAACCTCGACGACCTCCAGCGGCTCGTGCAGGAAGCGGTGAATCGCTACGGCCGCCTCGACGTGATGGTGAACAACGCCGGTATCGAGACCCGCACGTCGATCCTCGACACCACCCCTGAGGATTTCGACAAGGTGCTGAACGTGAACCTGCGCGGTGTGTTCTTCGCCACGCAGTACGCCGCCAAGCAGATGATTGCCCAGGGCAGCGGCGGCCGCATCATCAACATCTCCTCGGTGCACGAGGACTGGCCGATGCCCAACAACACCCCCTATTGCGTGGCCAAAGGCGGTGTGCGCATGCTCACCCGCACGGCCGGTGTGGAGCTCGCCTCCAAAGGCGTGTCGATCGTGAACGTGGGCCCTGGTGCGGTGGCCACCCCGATCAACGACTCCACCATGAACAACCCTGAGCTGTTGGCCAAGCTGAATGCTGCGATCCCGATGGGTCGCATGGCCCAGCCGGATGAAATCGCCAAGGTGGTGGCCTTCCTGGCCAGCGATGCCGCCAGCTACATCACCGCCACCAGCATCTTTGCCGACGGCGGCATCATGCAGAGCAGCCCGGGCCTGTGA
- a CDS encoding chloride channel protein gives MISIRHLLQRLGQLGLLGLMVGLVCWPFNLLDRWGDQLLGLLPAFSGQPWQPLSLSLACTPLLVVPLLLWLQSSLFQRGRGSGIPQAMTSIEHPEKAAGLLGLVPSLQRLLLWGLATISLLPLGREGPVVQVGASAALWFRRLFPRWLGDISHADLLAVAGGAGLAGGFNTPLLGVVFVAEEFMGTFSTALIWPALVVGALAAVFSSLVGEPEFALGMVGVAPAELDQLVWALPLGALAGGLGAVFARLLLRTTRRWRQLSIQRPLHLGLAVGGLITAFLLISGGAAGCDGELLMTAMINGSSPTTALLPGVFGDLLTLVLRVVAPVLALGTGIPGGLIDPSFAFGAVLGHGLGDLASAPQLGLTLGMVAGLAGATQLPVLAVLFGVRMAGDQQLLPGLLLAAVVAAYVSRCLVEKPVYHALKDIADEPLPAS, from the coding sequence ATGATTTCGATACGCCATCTGCTCCAGCGGCTTGGGCAACTGGGGCTCTTGGGTTTGATGGTGGGCCTGGTGTGCTGGCCGTTCAACCTGCTGGATCGCTGGGGCGATCAGTTGCTGGGTCTGTTGCCGGCCTTTAGCGGGCAACCCTGGCAACCACTCAGCCTGAGCCTGGCCTGCACCCCGTTGCTGGTGGTGCCGCTGCTCTTGTGGCTGCAGAGTTCGCTGTTTCAGCGTGGGCGCGGCTCGGGCATTCCCCAGGCGATGACGAGCATCGAACATCCCGAGAAGGCTGCTGGGTTGTTGGGGCTCGTGCCCAGCCTGCAACGGCTGTTGTTGTGGGGATTGGCCACCATCAGCCTGTTGCCATTGGGCCGCGAGGGCCCGGTGGTGCAGGTGGGTGCCTCGGCCGCCCTCTGGTTTCGGCGTTTGTTTCCCCGTTGGCTGGGTGACATCAGCCACGCCGATCTGCTGGCTGTGGCCGGTGGTGCCGGCCTGGCCGGTGGCTTCAACACCCCTTTGCTCGGTGTGGTGTTTGTGGCCGAGGAGTTCATGGGCACCTTCTCCACGGCGCTGATCTGGCCGGCCTTGGTGGTGGGAGCTCTGGCCGCTGTGTTCAGCAGCCTGGTGGGCGAACCCGAATTCGCCCTCGGGATGGTGGGTGTGGCGCCGGCTGAGCTCGATCAGCTCGTTTGGGCATTACCTCTGGGGGCCCTGGCTGGTGGTTTGGGTGCCGTGTTCGCGCGTCTTCTGCTGCGCACCACCCGTCGTTGGCGTCAGCTTTCGATCCAACGACCCTTGCATCTGGGGCTCGCGGTAGGAGGGCTGATCACGGCTTTTCTGTTGATCAGCGGTGGCGCAGCTGGCTGCGATGGCGAGCTGCTGATGACAGCCATGATCAATGGTTCCAGCCCAACAACGGCCCTCCTGCCTGGTGTGTTCGGCGACCTATTGACTCTGGTGCTGCGGGTGGTGGCTCCGGTGCTGGCGCTTGGCACGGGGATTCCCGGAGGCCTGATCGATCCCTCCTTTGCCTTTGGTGCCGTGCTCGGCCATGGCCTGGGTGATCTGGCCTCAGCCCCCCAGCTCGGTCTCACGCTCGGCATGGTTGCCGGCCTAGCCGGCGCGACCCAGCTGCCGGTGTTGGCCGTGCTGTTCGGTGTGCGGATGGCCGGAGATCAGCAGCTGTTGCCGGGGTTGCTGTTGGCCGCCGTGGTGGCGGCCTATGTGAGCCGTTGCCTGGTGGAGAAGCCCGTGTATCACGCCCTGAAAGACATCGCCGACGAGCCTCTGCCAGCTTCATGA
- a CDS encoding NAD(P)/FAD-dependent oxidoreductase, with protein sequence MAPERFFLELTPPSELLREAPHVVIVGAGFAGLKAAQTFAGKTVRVTLIDKRNFNLFQPMLYQVASGLVSQTDVASPLRIMIGKAPNIQILMGEVVDIDANAKEVVFNDRRLRYDRLIVATGATSSFFGHDEWAQYATPMKSLEDAYGIRKRVLGALEEAEQTPDLDKRRLLQSVVVVGGGPTGCELAASLNDLMRHTLERDFKQIDPGHCKVTLVDPGDRVLRAMDPQLSKAAGDHLARCGVELLLGGRVKAIEEGKLVVTTAQGEVTLEASTICWTAGVAASPLGKLLSDRTGCSTDRGGRIPVQPDFSIPGHPEIRVVGDLCSYSHTKDGKPLPGMAGPAVQMGVWVAKDILAQLQNQRHSAFAFTDFGTMAIVGSLFAVADLRGLKVSGVFGWLLWGLAHLAFMPDRENRVTLLTKWLWLIFTRERSALVITEAPS encoded by the coding sequence ATGGCTCCGGAGCGGTTCTTCCTCGAACTCACACCACCGTCTGAACTGCTCCGGGAAGCCCCCCACGTGGTGATCGTGGGCGCCGGATTCGCGGGCTTGAAGGCAGCTCAGACCTTCGCGGGCAAGACCGTTCGGGTCACCCTGATCGACAAGCGGAACTTCAACCTGTTCCAGCCGATGCTGTACCAGGTGGCTTCAGGGTTGGTCTCACAGACCGATGTGGCCTCTCCCCTGCGGATCATGATCGGCAAGGCCCCCAACATCCAGATCCTGATGGGGGAGGTGGTCGACATCGATGCCAACGCCAAGGAGGTGGTGTTTAACGACCGCCGGCTTCGGTACGACCGTCTGATTGTGGCCACCGGCGCCACCAGCAGCTTCTTCGGCCATGACGAATGGGCGCAATACGCCACGCCGATGAAATCGCTCGAAGATGCGTACGGCATTCGCAAGCGCGTGCTGGGCGCCCTCGAGGAGGCTGAGCAGACCCCCGATCTCGACAAGCGCCGCCTGTTGCAATCGGTGGTGGTGGTGGGTGGTGGCCCTACCGGCTGCGAACTGGCGGCCTCGCTCAATGATTTGATGCGTCACACCCTGGAGCGCGATTTCAAACAGATCGATCCAGGCCACTGCAAGGTCACCCTGGTGGACCCGGGTGATCGGGTGCTCCGGGCCATGGACCCTCAGCTCTCAAAAGCAGCCGGCGATCACCTCGCCCGCTGCGGCGTGGAGTTGCTGCTCGGCGGTCGGGTGAAAGCGATCGAAGAAGGCAAGTTGGTGGTCACCACAGCCCAGGGGGAGGTCACCCTCGAGGCCAGCACGATTTGCTGGACAGCTGGGGTAGCTGCATCTCCCCTGGGCAAATTGCTCTCCGATCGCACCGGCTGCAGCACCGATCGCGGCGGCCGGATCCCTGTTCAACCCGACTTTTCGATCCCTGGACACCCTGAGATTCGCGTCGTCGGCGATCTGTGCAGCTACAGCCACACCAAAGACGGCAAACCGCTGCCCGGCATGGCCGGCCCCGCTGTTCAGATGGGGGTATGGGTTGCCAAAGACATCCTGGCTCAGCTGCAGAACCAACGCCATTCAGCGTTTGCCTTCACCGATTTCGGCACCATGGCGATTGTGGGGTCGCTGTTTGCCGTGGCCGACTTGCGCGGCTTGAAAGTGAGCGGAGTCTTTGGATGGCTGCTGTGGGGTCTGGCGCACCTTGCCTTCATGCCCGATCGTGAAAACAGGGTGACCCTGCTCACCAAGTGGCTCTGGCTGATTTTCACCCGCGAGCGCTCGGCTCTGGTGATCACCGAAGCGCCTTCATGA
- a CDS encoding triacylglycerol lipase, whose translation MPDQPVLILGGFLITEEAYQPMCSWLRQHTQQEVELVPANRLDWLLTSWAWGWRRLLDRVAERAEALAARSPTGRVTLIGHSSGGVMLRLFLADDPFEGRTYSGTRWADRLYTLGSPHTAVRATPLRAMVDRRYPGASFADRMHYIAVAGALAAGDGSGLSERMGPRSYQAIAGRTDLEGDGLVPVCSALLDGAEPITLQGVAHGGAFGPRWYGTPTVVEQWWRG comes from the coding sequence GTGCCCGATCAACCCGTGCTGATCCTGGGTGGATTTCTGATCACCGAGGAGGCTTATCAGCCGATGTGCAGCTGGTTGCGGCAGCACACGCAGCAGGAGGTGGAGCTGGTGCCGGCTAACCGCTTGGATTGGTTGCTCACCTCCTGGGCCTGGGGTTGGCGGCGGTTGTTGGATCGTGTGGCGGAGCGGGCCGAGGCCCTCGCGGCCCGCTCGCCAACGGGGCGGGTCACCCTGATCGGCCATAGCTCCGGTGGGGTGATGTTGCGCTTGTTTCTGGCGGATGATCCCTTCGAGGGCCGCACTTACAGCGGCACGCGTTGGGCCGATCGCCTTTACACCCTGGGCAGTCCGCACACCGCTGTGCGCGCCACACCGCTGCGGGCCATGGTGGATCGCCGCTACCCGGGCGCCAGCTTTGCCGATCGCATGCATTACATCGCCGTGGCCGGCGCCCTGGCTGCGGGTGATGGTTCGGGCTTGAGCGAGCGCATGGGGCCGCGCTCGTATCAAGCGATTGCCGGTCGCACCGATCTCGAGGGGGATGGATTGGTGCCGGTGTGCTCGGCGTTGCTGGATGGCGCCGAGCCGATCACCCTCCAGGGGGTGGCCCATGGCGGTGCGTTCGGCCCTCGCTGGTACGGCACTCCGACAGTTGTGGAGCAGTGGTGGCGGGGTTGA
- a CDS encoding iron ABC transporter permease has translation MVPLSAQASSPAPRQGPQRRLLAAGVLLLCTLALAPVVGLGWFAFGEGSGESARFDLGIGGAEQMLNTLLLVALVGLLTAVLGTATGWLTARCAFPGRRWLRIAQLLPLATPSYLLAATWIDLGSRYGLRVHGFVPTLVVMVLSTYSYVFLLSTESFSVSGRRQLEACRSLGVGPWGSFRRVALPMALPAIGAGVALGGMEVVNELGAVQLLGVPTLSTGILMRWQQDGDPQGAVALALMALVIVALLVGAERSLRQRSRCWNLGNDGDADPQWHLQGQRRWLSQLVCGVPPLITLGLPLIWAVLSSDQIRGEDSSELLALGSRSFGLALLAAALTLAGGLLLAIAKRWIPNAVLQRLTFVSGLGYAIPGTVLALALMLIGGPLALAPLFLLVWGYSDRFLAVSKGGLDAALERIPPSVDEAATSLGNSWLGVLRRVHLPLLRGPLLVGGLLVFVDTVKELPLTFALRPFDFDTLAVRVYQYASDERVGAALVPALLILALGIVAAMALIPSLERLERR, from the coding sequence ATGGTTCCCCTTTCGGCCCAGGCTTCGTCCCCAGCTCCGCGGCAGGGTCCGCAGCGCCGTTTGCTGGCGGCAGGTGTGCTGCTGCTTTGCACCCTCGCCCTCGCACCGGTGGTGGGGCTGGGTTGGTTCGCCTTCGGAGAGGGATCGGGCGAATCGGCTCGCTTTGACCTTGGCATCGGCGGCGCGGAGCAGATGCTCAACACGCTGCTGCTCGTAGCCCTGGTGGGATTGCTCACCGCCGTCCTGGGCACGGCCACCGGCTGGCTCACAGCGCGCTGCGCCTTCCCGGGTCGGCGCTGGCTGCGGATTGCCCAACTGCTGCCCCTCGCCACACCGAGCTATCTGCTGGCTGCCACCTGGATCGATCTCGGCAGTCGCTACGGCCTCCGGGTGCATGGCTTTGTGCCCACCCTGGTGGTGATGGTGCTCAGCACCTACAGCTACGTCTTTCTGCTGTCGACGGAGAGTTTCTCCGTGAGCGGCCGCCGTCAGCTGGAGGCCTGCCGCAGTCTCGGCGTTGGCCCCTGGGGCAGCTTCCGCCGTGTGGCTCTGCCGATGGCTCTGCCGGCCATCGGCGCCGGCGTAGCCCTCGGGGGCATGGAGGTGGTGAATGAGCTGGGCGCCGTGCAACTGCTCGGGGTGCCGACCCTTTCCACCGGCATCCTGATGCGCTGGCAACAAGATGGTGATCCTCAGGGTGCCGTGGCGCTGGCCCTAATGGCCCTTGTGATCGTGGCGCTGTTGGTGGGAGCAGAGCGCAGCCTGCGCCAGCGCAGCCGCTGCTGGAATCTCGGCAACGATGGCGACGCCGATCCCCAGTGGCATCTGCAGGGCCAACGCCGTTGGCTCAGCCAGCTGGTGTGTGGGGTGCCGCCGCTGATCACCCTCGGCCTTCCTCTGATCTGGGCCGTGCTCAGCTCAGATCAAATCCGCGGAGAAGACAGCAGCGAGCTGCTGGCCCTCGGAAGCCGCAGCTTCGGGCTAGCCCTGTTGGCCGCGGCTCTCACCCTGGCGGGTGGATTGCTGCTGGCGATTGCCAAGCGCTGGATTCCTAACGCCGTGCTCCAGCGGCTCACCTTTGTATCTGGCCTCGGCTACGCCATACCGGGCACGGTGCTGGCCCTGGCCTTGATGCTGATTGGCGGGCCTCTGGCGCTGGCGCCCTTGTTCCTGCTGGTGTGGGGCTACAGCGATCGCTTTTTGGCTGTGTCGAAAGGCGGTCTGGATGCCGCCCTGGAGCGCATCCCCCCCAGCGTGGATGAAGCCGCCACCTCGCTCGGCAACAGCTGGCTAGGGGTGCTGCGGCGCGTGCATCTCCCATTGCTACGCGGCCCGCTGCTGGTGGGGGGTCTGCTGGTGTTTGTCGACACGGTGAAAGAGCTCCCGCTCACCTTCGCGCTGCGCCCCTTCGACTTCGACACCCTGGCGGTGCGGGTTTATCAGTACGCCAGTGATGAACGGGTGGGCGCGGCTTTGGTGCCAGCCCTGTTGATCCTGGCCCTGGGCATCGTGGCGGCCATGGCGCTGATCCCCAGCCTGGAGCGGCTGGAACGCCGCTGA
- a CDS encoding extracellular solute-binding protein, translating to MSRPERLGALALLGVTAAGAAVTAIGVELAQAKSQEIGVYSGRHYNTDKELYRQFTARTGIKVKLLEAKDDALIERVRSEGKNSPADVLVLVDAARLDKATDLGLFRPTRSTTLMRDVPANLRDSQGRWFGLTRRVRVAAVNPKLVNPASIRTYADLANPALKGKLCLRDSKSVYNQSLVADQMILRGDAAAAQWVKGMTSNVTKPYFTSDTPLIRAIANGQCGVGLVNTYYVARMLSGDSGGADKALASKLKVVFPNPAHVNISGAGVVKTSKNPAAAQKLIEFLASPSGGRGYAEANNEYPLKGYGNNAILKRFGTFKSDGVSAEQMGAKNKAAVQLMARNGWK from the coding sequence TTGTCCCGGCCTGAACGCCTGGGTGCCCTGGCGTTGCTCGGTGTGACTGCTGCAGGTGCAGCAGTCACGGCCATTGGTGTGGAACTCGCCCAGGCCAAAAGCCAGGAAATCGGTGTGTATTCAGGTCGTCACTACAACACGGATAAGGAGCTCTACCGGCAATTCACCGCTCGCACCGGCATCAAGGTGAAGCTGCTGGAGGCCAAGGACGATGCCCTGATTGAGCGCGTGCGCTCTGAAGGCAAGAACAGCCCGGCCGATGTGTTGGTGCTGGTGGATGCAGCCCGTCTTGATAAGGCCACCGATCTGGGGCTGTTCCGCCCGACCCGCTCCACCACGCTGATGCGCGATGTGCCGGCGAACCTGCGCGATAGCCAGGGCCGCTGGTTTGGTCTGACACGCCGCGTGCGGGTGGCGGCTGTCAATCCCAAGCTGGTGAACCCGGCTTCGATTCGCACGTATGCGGATCTGGCGAATCCCGCGCTGAAGGGCAAGCTCTGCCTACGCGACAGCAAGAGCGTCTACAACCAATCGCTGGTAGCGGACCAGATGATCCTGCGCGGTGATGCCGCCGCCGCTCAGTGGGTGAAGGGGATGACCAGCAATGTGACCAAGCCCTACTTCACCTCCGATACCCCTTTGATCCGCGCCATCGCCAACGGCCAGTGCGGCGTGGGTCTGGTGAACACCTACTACGTGGCGCGGATGCTCTCGGGTGACAGCGGCGGCGCCGACAAAGCCCTGGCCAGCAAGCTCAAGGTGGTGTTCCCCAATCCCGCCCACGTGAACATCAGTGGTGCCGGTGTGGTGAAAACCTCCAAAAACCCGGCAGCAGCCCAGAAGCTGATTGAGTTTCTGGCTTCTCCCAGCGGCGGCCGCGGCTACGCCGAGGCCAACAACGAATACCCGCTGAAGGGCTACGGCAACAACGCGATCCTGAAGCGCTTTGGCACGTTTAAGTCTGATGGCGTTTCCGCCGAGCAGATGGGCGCCAAAAACAAAGCCGCTGTGCAGCTGATGGCGCGCAACGGCTGGAAATAA
- a CDS encoding Crp/Fnr family transcriptional regulator, translated as MSFRFLPDAPVNAVRMPVGQTVLLDPSLRPEGSCIEVLEGMARVYCPCEETEGMTLAFLQPGDQLRTDRLCSEGVCVEALTPLLFSTEAQPEPSGGFDPVNEWTLQLLRIRHLGSAEQRLHALLSLLVRRMGRRCGDWCDLPFRLTHERIGELIGATRVTTTRMISKIRQAQLLDAPAGDTCLRLAPALVESAPLAAA; from the coding sequence ATGAGCTTCCGTTTTCTCCCCGATGCCCCTGTCAACGCCGTGCGGATGCCGGTGGGGCAGACCGTTCTGCTCGATCCCAGCCTGCGCCCTGAGGGCAGCTGCATCGAAGTGCTCGAGGGTATGGCTCGGGTGTATTGCCCCTGCGAGGAAACCGAGGGGATGACCCTCGCCTTCCTCCAGCCCGGCGATCAGCTACGCACCGATCGCCTCTGCAGTGAGGGTGTGTGCGTGGAGGCCCTCACACCACTGCTGTTCAGCACCGAGGCCCAGCCGGAGCCCAGTGGTGGCTTTGATCCCGTGAATGAATGGACGCTGCAGCTGCTGCGCATCCGCCATCTGGGGAGTGCCGAGCAGCGGTTGCACGCGTTGTTGAGCCTGCTGGTGCGGCGGATGGGACGGCGCTGCGGGGATTGGTGCGATCTGCCGTTCCGGCTCACCCACGAGCGCATCGGCGAGTTGATCGGGGCCACCCGGGTCACCACCACCCGGATGATCTCCAAGATCCGTCAGGCCCAGTTGCTCGACGCTCCTGCGGGTGACACCTGCTTGCGCCTGGCTCCAGCTTTGGTGGAATCGGCGCCCTTGGCAGCGGCCTGA
- a CDS encoding sulfite exporter TauE/SafE family protein gives MALSALLLLGLGGGLIGFLLSVLGAGGSILLLPLLVSGAALPTREAVPLSLLVVMLLALANLGPYVRRGQFALRPALILGVPALAGSWLGGNWVKAGLIAESVQLGVFTAAALVASWLLTSNTSQTSTHKARPGLLAIQGVLVGLLTGIAGVGGGFAIVPALVLLAGLPMQLASGTSLLLIAVNALVALGALGHWPAQSLPLMLPLLAGGVLGAVVGQRLAPHLSDRRLRQGFSILLIGSALMSGLEAWKRQPTAERNEQSQLHQSHERTHLPLPTAQ, from the coding sequence ATGGCCCTGAGCGCACTGCTCCTACTGGGCCTCGGCGGAGGCCTGATCGGCTTTCTGCTCTCGGTGCTCGGGGCTGGCGGATCGATCCTGCTACTGCCCTTGCTGGTGAGCGGCGCAGCGTTACCCACCCGGGAAGCCGTTCCCCTCTCCCTCCTGGTGGTGATGCTGCTGGCCCTGGCCAACCTGGGGCCCTACGTGCGCCGCGGCCAGTTCGCCCTTCGCCCCGCCCTGATCCTGGGGGTGCCCGCCTTGGCCGGCAGCTGGCTCGGGGGCAACTGGGTGAAGGCCGGTCTGATTGCGGAATCCGTGCAGCTGGGGGTGTTCACCGCCGCGGCCCTGGTGGCCTCGTGGCTACTCACCAGCAACACCTCCCAAACCAGCACCCATAAGGCCAGACCAGGGCTTCTGGCGATTCAAGGGGTGCTCGTGGGCCTGCTCACCGGCATCGCGGGCGTGGGCGGTGGCTTTGCGATCGTGCCGGCCCTGGTGCTGTTGGCGGGATTGCCGATGCAGCTCGCCAGTGGCACCAGCCTGCTGCTGATTGCCGTGAATGCCCTGGTAGCCCTCGGCGCCCTCGGCCACTGGCCGGCCCAGAGCCTGCCGTTGATGCTGCCCCTGCTCGCCGGCGGTGTCCTGGGGGCCGTGGTCGGTCAACGTCTCGCGCCCCATCTGAGCGATCGCCGCCTGCGCCAAGGGTTTTCGATCCTGCTGATCGGCTCAGCCCTGATGAGCGGCCTGGAGGCCTGGAAGCGCCAGCCCACGGCCGAACGCAACGAACAATCCCAACTCCATCAATCCCATGAGCGAACGCACCTTCCGCTTCCGACTGCGCAGTAG
- a CDS encoding rhodanese-like domain-containing protein, producing MTTSISAQDLADQLASKRITVIDVREPMEYASGHIAGSMNVPLSRLHQADLPQGPLVLVCQSGNRSSQGLNRLLDRGHPHPVVDLAGGLPNWQQAGYPVRKLKNAPLPLMRQVQIAAGSLILLGLILSNVVAPGWIALTWFVGAGLTFAGVSGFCGMARLLAVMPWNKVSI from the coding sequence ATGACCACCAGCATTTCCGCCCAAGACCTCGCCGATCAACTGGCCAGCAAGCGCATCACGGTGATTGATGTGCGTGAACCGATGGAATACGCCAGCGGCCACATTGCCGGCAGCATGAACGTGCCCCTGAGCCGCCTGCATCAGGCCGACCTGCCCCAGGGCCCCCTGGTGCTGGTGTGCCAGAGCGGCAATCGCAGCAGCCAAGGCCTCAACCGCCTGCTCGATCGGGGCCACCCCCATCCTGTGGTGGATCTGGCCGGCGGCCTGCCGAATTGGCAACAAGCTGGCTACCCGGTGCGCAAGCTCAAGAACGCGCCCCTGCCGTTGATGCGTCAGGTGCAGATCGCCGCTGGATCGCTGATCCTGCTGGGGCTGATCCTGAGCAACGTGGTGGCGCCCGGCTGGATCGCCCTCACCTGGTTTGTGGGTGCTGGCCTCACCTTCGCTGGGGTGAGCGGCTTCTGCGGCATGGCACGGCTGCTGGCGGTGATGCCCTGGAACAAGGTGTCGATCTGA
- a CDS encoding rhodanese-like domain-containing protein, whose amino-acid sequence MSATTAAATTVSLAAAAGGGNLLFRQLFDAATGTFTYLLADVSSRQGVLIDSVFEQHSRDLSLIHELGIELVASLDTHAHADHVTGSWLMHEATGCAIGLAAAARADNVTLPLHHGDRVPFGSRFVEVRSTPGHTDGCISFVLDDQSMAFTGDALLVRGCGRCDFQQGNAHTLWSSITEQIFSLPDSCLLYPGHDYTGRTVSSVAEEKAFNARLGGAATERDFVGHMQNMKLPHPHKIAEALPGNMRSGKPRQAEARSVWAPVQRSYAGLPELSPAWVADHLPELTILDVRAAEELQGPDGHISGSLNIPLPDLEQRRQEIPSGKPVVVVCHSGSRSALATQQLLKEGIADIANLRGGLSRWCDEGYPLAGAVAL is encoded by the coding sequence ATGTCTGCGACCACCGCCGCTGCGACCACCGTCTCCCTCGCCGCGGCGGCTGGCGGCGGCAACCTGCTGTTCCGCCAGCTCTTCGATGCCGCCACCGGCACCTTCACCTATCTCTTGGCTGATGTGTCCAGCCGCCAAGGCGTGCTGATCGACTCGGTGTTCGAGCAGCACAGCCGCGACCTCTCCTTGATCCATGAACTGGGCATCGAGCTCGTGGCCTCCCTCGACACTCACGCCCATGCCGACCACGTAACCGGCAGTTGGCTGATGCACGAGGCCACCGGCTGCGCCATCGGCTTGGCCGCCGCAGCTCGCGCCGACAACGTGACCCTGCCGCTGCACCACGGCGATCGCGTGCCCTTCGGCAGCCGCTTTGTGGAGGTGCGCAGCACTCCTGGCCACACCGACGGCTGCATCAGCTTCGTGCTCGACGACCAGTCGATGGCCTTCACCGGCGATGCCTTACTCGTGCGGGGTTGCGGCCGTTGCGACTTCCAGCAGGGCAACGCCCACACCCTCTGGAGCTCCATCACCGAGCAGATCTTCAGCCTGCCCGACAGCTGCCTGCTGTATCCCGGACACGACTACACCGGCCGCACGGTGTCGTCGGTCGCGGAGGAAAAAGCCTTCAATGCCCGCCTTGGTGGTGCCGCCACGGAGCGGGACTTCGTGGGGCACATGCAGAACATGAAGCTTCCTCACCCCCACAAGATCGCCGAGGCTCTGCCCGGAAACATGCGTTCCGGCAAACCACGGCAGGCGGAAGCCCGTAGCGTCTGGGCCCCCGTGCAACGCAGCTATGCCGGACTGCCCGAGCTCTCACCCGCCTGGGTAGCCGACCACCTGCCGGAGCTCACGATCCTGGATGTGCGTGCGGCGGAGGAGCTGCAGGGGCCTGATGGCCACATCAGCGGCAGCCTCAACATCCCCCTGCCGGACCTGGAGCAGCGCCGCCAGGAGATCCCGAGCGGAAAGCCGGTGGTGGTGGTCTGCCACTCCGGCAGCCGCTCGGCCCTGGCCACGCAGCAACTGCTCAAGGAGGGCATCGCCGACATCGCCAATCTGCGCGGCGGCTTGAGCCGTTGGTGCGATGAGGGCTACCCCCTGGCCGGCGCCGTTGCGCTCTGA
- a CDS encoding bifunctional 2-polyprenyl-6-hydroxyphenol methylase/3-demethylubiquinol 3-O-methyltransferase UbiG, whose amino-acid sequence MDPRRFWDNRYAEADWAYGCEPNDFLREQAQQLQTGEALCLAEGQGRNAVHLATLGHRVTAQDLSPVGLNRAERLAQERGVAIHCLCCDLNDLQLEPESTDLVVAIWMHLPPDLRARVHANAVRALRPGGHLILEAYTPRQLTLGTGGPPTADLLIEPDQLRLELQGLDWLVLGEQERWIEEGPYHRGQSAVVQALGRKPQRNRADPPIAAMGLCVYRHTSV is encoded by the coding sequence ATGGATCCACGCCGGTTTTGGGACAACCGCTACGCCGAAGCGGACTGGGCCTATGGCTGCGAGCCCAATGACTTCCTCCGGGAGCAGGCACAACAGCTGCAGACCGGCGAGGCCCTTTGCCTGGCGGAGGGCCAGGGCCGCAATGCTGTGCACCTGGCGACCCTGGGACACCGCGTCACAGCACAAGACCTCAGTCCGGTGGGACTGAACCGGGCGGAACGACTGGCGCAGGAACGCGGCGTGGCGATCCACTGCCTCTGCTGCGACCTGAACGACCTCCAGCTCGAACCGGAGAGCACCGACCTGGTGGTAGCGATCTGGATGCACCTGCCGCCAGACCTACGCGCCCGGGTACATGCCAATGCGGTCCGCGCACTGCGCCCTGGAGGCCACCTGATCCTGGAGGCCTACACCCCACGCCAGCTGACTCTTGGCACCGGCGGCCCACCGACGGCAGATCTTCTGATCGAACCCGATCAGTTGCGCCTGGAACTGCAAGGGCTGGACTGGCTGGTGCTGGGGGAGCAGGAACGCTGGATCGAGGAAGGTCCTTACCACCGCGGCCAAAGCGCCGTGGTGCAGGCGCTCGGCCGCAAGCCCCAGCGCAACCGAGCAGATCCACCCATTGCGGCAATGGGGCTATGCGTGTATCGTCATACCAGTGTGTGA